Genomic segment of Eupeodes corollae chromosome 2, idEupCoro1.1, whole genome shotgun sequence:
TCCAAATCGAATTTacgaaactattttaaaaaaggggGGAATACTCATTACTAATTTATTGTTATACATTCCAACTGACACAAAAgtgtaaaataaatcattaaattacAATCAATTCTCTTgtttaattgctttttattcgttgaacctattcagatgagccATATATAATGGTTGTTTTTATGAGTGAAATTGGTCTAGCTTATATGAGAGAATAACGGTAAGTTCTCagactaagttttttttctataactaAGCGTATGATGATACTCTTTCAATATAAgcataaaaaacaatacatcaATGCATTATATTTGAAGAAACTCTTACAGTAgggtgaaaaaaaattgaacctattcagatgagcggCAGTGTATATCAAATATcgctcaattaaattttttttcttgattgttCGTTAATTAAGACACAACTTTTGTCTTACTTTTCAATTCAGGATTTCCGTATCgtctaaatataaaaatgaactaaAGCTGACATCGTTCCGCACAAAAATTCGAAACGGTTCTTTGTGCGGGAGCTTTCAATAATTGTATACGGCTTAACAGAATTAGTAACTCTTCTTTAGAGAAATAAGAAAGAAATCGCTCTACCTATGTGCAATTTCACCAAATCAATAAACCAACCATTAAATACAAGCCAAGAAACACGTCTGAACTTTTCGAAAATCCGTCGTTTTATAcattcttgcaaaaaaaaaattgatttacataataataaatattattttaattatttttgtttatctctCATTTCAGAtagaataataacaaaaaacaaaagattgcGAAACTAACCAGTAACAACACAACAAATCAACTCTTACCTTAACTACCAACTTTGCAATACCTCGAAACCACTCAACGATACTCTCAAAGTATAAACATCTTAACTCACAACTAAAATAAGATAAGGaaagcaaaaatatataaaacaagaattaaaaaacaaaaaaaactaatcataGATCAAACTGGAAAAGATACCGaaccacacaaaaataaaaaaaaaatatataaatgcttagattttagataaaaaacaattttcaaactagtcaataataatttcaaaaaaaaaataaagaagaagcaaataaacttaaaaaaaataacatcataGTCCTCCAATCATCACCACCGCCGCCATCACCATCGCCAACAATCACACAAAATACTCACATAATATGCCTGTAATTTCGCCCAGAAGATTAACTTCATCAACCAGTGGAAGTTTGTATATACCACAAACAACCAGTGGCACATATTCCTCGAGCCTGACAAACAAATCCACAACCGGAACCGGATCCAGTGCGCTctcttcgtcttcgtcttcttcCACAAGTGGCTACAGTTCAACCTACCGAAGCAACGGATACACAAAAAGCCCATCAACGACCTATTCGAGCAGCTCCTTCTATCCTGGATCATATTTATCTCGTGGAGCTTTATCTTCCTCATATCGTGCCAGTTCGTACCTGACCGGCGGAAATAATGATACAACAACAGCATCGAGTCGATTTGGAGTAAGtactttaaatttgatattttattttgtttgcattaaaaattagtttgaaaatagttgaaagttagttttaaaaaatataaattatacaacACCACCCACCACAATCACCACCTTCACCACTACACGGCGGCTGCGTCGGCGTGACGCGGCGgtcgtgtttttttaaactttttttttttaatatacatacgtAAATTAGACTGAGTTTTGTAGTAATCAATTTGTTATATAGTGCGACTGctgcaaaacacaaaaaaaactcttagtcagcaaaatacaaaacaaacagaacatTCTTTGCCAAAGCTTCACAATGGCTCAGTAAAATAGTTTAGCtagaaaaggaaaaacaattttactagGATCACATATTCCAGTAGATGTAGGATATTACCTTTTTAAACTAACCCTAGTTTTTattgaacatttaatttaaatccaatGTTATTGTGACATTTCATTCATAAATGTCATATGACAGGAAATATTGGAAGGATgacttttcaatttgaaaattaaaaaaaaaaaacagtatgcTTCCAATCCCTTAATCTAATTACTGGTTAAACAAATAAAGTATCATTTTAATCGCATGATCACGGGATTCCTACTTCACGATGTGATCATTTAACAATGaatatgttttgtttgaaattaagtGACAGATAGTTGTTGGAAATTCCAAtagagttaataaaaataaattattaaataaatccaaaaccTAGTTTATAGTGTCAAAAGAAAACGTAACAAAGCGTTCCAGCTAGACGTCAAAGTATCAAGAAACGTCATGAATTTGTAAACATCAAAAATGACATCTAGTTATTTGGTTGTTAAATTAAAACCTAGCGTTAGTTGTGTTCTAACAGCGTAACGTAACTAAACGTCACTAAAAATCATCTTAACTTTTTGTGAGATCACATTAGGTAGATTCAGACaacttaatggctgaatcacaaacacacttcagcttcggcttcgtctgcgttacggtggccctgcttcgaggttgctttgaaagacatttctattatttcatcactccaaagagcaaatattttgtttgttgaaattttgttacagatgttgagctgtcagacaaaataaatgttcagataattgagcttccgtttggagtcacattacgttcttttccttacgattgtcaaacgaaacgtggggtcgaagctccattgtgatagcatgcattgaattcctatggctgaactcttaAACGTCAGTTGAAGCTAAAGTTGAAGCTTGTTTGGGATTCAGCCATGAGTTTTCTATTTGCAGTCTACTGTATTCTTAGAACGTAAATTTAGGTCAGTTTTTCAGATGTcaatgatttcaaaattggaaCTTTACTTCGATAACCTCTACACTCAGTCTAGATCGAGCAAAAGATacgaaaaacattatttactgcaaaataatatcttaacaacaagctacaagtccatcatgaattatattttatattctaaagaaatgtcatttattcattttccaatttgacaattaatcctttttacaaaaaaaacattaaatggaattgcgTGGAATGAAAAaccatgatcaactgtcatttcgaCATTAGCAGGCTTGTCTGATAGTTTAGAAGATTTTTCTTGGATTATTTTCCAGTCAAATTCCAATAAAGtttccttaattggaaggcaattttttggcagctagccaatcagatactagaaacatgccttactttcaaatcccttatgtcgtctgaacccgCCCAATGCAGTTTCTTGCATTACTTCAAATCTCTTATGTCATCTGAACCTGCAAATTTAAACACCTGTTGTTTTCTAACGTCACTAAAAGTCTTCTTACTTTTTACGAGATCACAAATTTGACATGAAAACTAAAACATGTCCAAGTTTGTGAAGTATCAATATTATAGGATGATAGAAATGTATTGGAAGACTTACAACAACTATCTGTCAAAAATTCGACCAAAacatgttttgttaaattttaatcaacatatattataaaatgagaattttacctttttcaaaatcaaaaaaaaaaaacaacaactatacAACAACGAAACCTAAATCaacaatatcaacaacaacaccaacaacacgaaatcatttgaaatattttcttatcctgaataaaaaaaaaaaaaaaatcccttcattatcatcatcggCGATCAACAATTGAAATCTCTATAAATGAATTGCTACCCGCAGAGAGACTTAGACCATAAACGGGGCACAGATAACACCAACGATTGcaaccaaaacaacaacaactacagtCACACGAAACCACAACGTAGCAGTAGCACAAGTAGGAATTCCCGAGCATCATCCTCCTcatattcatcatcatcattagcACGATTAGTAGCGACATCTGCATTggaaatatatgaaaaatatagtcCAGCAAATTATATACCAAAATGTGAATTATCACGTTCCAGCTCACTGTCTGAAGGGGCAGCATCGGTAGCAGCAGCATCAACACACAATGCAGCTACAACTTCTTCTAATTCTTCCACTACATTATCATTgacaaataataatgataataagcTAACAAGTAGCAATTCAATGAGTAGAATcagtaataacaataataataataattatagcagACGATATAGTCGACACTCAAATGGTACCATAAATGAAAATAACGAAACTTCTGCTCCTGCATCTGCATGCTCCTCTATCACAGACACATATCTGTCGGTGCCGCAGCATTCGAGTAGCAATGGTGGCAGCAGCCGAGCTGCCAACAAGTTACTGCTGCATGTGAGCTATGACCTGCCGGACGATAGTAATAGTctaagagatttaaaaatatcatgcATCTCTCCTACCAAAACTTCCACTTCTACTTCTTCTACTACTGCTAGTTCATCTAGTTCTCAGGATACAAGGGACACCGCACAATTGGCTACCAAGGTAAAATACCTAACCTCTATTTTCTTTCACATTAAAGTTGTTTAaccagcaaataaaaaaaaacttacaactaatttaaaaacaaaaaaaaaaaaacaagctaatCCTGAGTGTCCTGAAAGCATATTTGGAATAGTTGTTGATTCCGATTCCCTTGGTTTCCAATAattcaaatgtttgtatttagtgttatgttatttttggttaacccacaACCACCAAACCACCACCTTGCGGAAAATGAATGTACTACTAATAAACGCctaattttgtgtgtgtttgaaTTGGTGCAAATTTTTGTCACTTGCTTATGTTGGTTGTTGATTGTTGTTTTAGAGTTTTTTCTTTACTAaccactaataaattaaaataaaaagaatgttttttttaagtttaattcttatatttatattattaaaaatgaggtTAAACATTCTAACAATATTCTGCCAGTAACTTATTGTTACTAGTAGCAAAATTTcaagttaaaattttagttgCATATTTTTAGGAAAGGTAAGTGAAAGGCTTAAACTAAGTATGCAATAAGTTGACTGCATTTATGAAGGCAATATCAAGTTGAAATTAATCATTTGCCTTCGGagcttttttcataattttaaatagattAATTATTCTGGAAGGTTGACTAGAATATTGTTGTTCTTACATTTTATACATTAGGATTATCAAACAACAATCTGCTAGcttctaaatatttttacatCTATCCTTTTAGAGGGATTACTTAAGACCAAAAGGGTAAAGTTTTCTTAGATTTAAACCGATTTTCTTTGGAAGACAGTATACCTTGGGCCCATGGTGCATcagattattaaaatttataagaagCTATTTTATacctatattaaatttaaatgcggTCTGGCTCGTTTGCATTATAGGACCAATTCGTCCTAGTTACAGACTTTCAGCCGTTAATAAAGGTTTGAGAATatcttaataatattaatttgccTCTAACAAATTGTCAACATAATAAAAGTACATAAACGTCCAGTGATGGTTTATCTTATTAAGGAAGAGATAATAATACCGTTTCAATATTGTGTGGTTCAACTATGATGGTTGgaataaaattgtaataaaagtggatttatttattgttaactttttgtattgttttttttttttttttttttttttaattcgggGCTCTGAACTCACTCTGTAGTTCTTAGAGAATGCTGAACACGATTCTGAACACTCAGATCTCGAACTatttattcatataaaaatgtacCTTCTTTTCCAGACAAACCTTCCTTTTTCTCCATTTCAATTGATTTGAGAACTAGATTTATTTTCATGAGATACACTCCGAAAATTTGTCAGGTTTAGCGTTTTGCTCACAACGCTTGGTTATTCTATCCGAaacaaaatgatattttaatttgagaatAAAATTACGCCTTAAAAGTTAGTAGCAATTGCACAGCGACATATAATTTATGGTTCAGGTCTAAGGTTTATGTTGACATTCAAATTAATGTTAATGTAATCAAATCGATTTGAAAAGTGTCAAAGATGCTGTGTCAATCTGTTAGGtcaggttaggttaaagtggctgtccatgattgAAACAGACACACTAAGACGCGTTTAATGGCCCCTTgggataccacatgaatcttgaggcttcctcctaagctcaatggaaccagtttgagtcccttacgaaacgtcaGATGCTGATTTTACTGACATGATGTAGATCGTTAAAGAACAATTCTCCTAGGTTATTCTTCTTCTTGAGATAGAGCAGGACATGTatagagaagatgaagaactgttttctcctcttactcgtccatacagcttctgcaaaagccttagtctcgtggcgtgctttcctattagacagtttcCGGTTATGGCACCTATTATCGAgattatatgcgatctgcttagagatagcaagaaccttgaacgctttaaatctggtgttggccagatgttttttgtaccCTGACAggtggtgatgttgtttcacctggtgcctgccctcctcataGCGTCTTgtattagcaacagtttacaagtggCGATTAGTATGCCAGTGTATGCCAAActtggtaggatgggctgcactgtaacGTTCCTGGCAAGtccatctgccttacagttatctGGAATGTAtccggcacccagcaaatgtGAATATCAATCTGTTTCTGTGCTCTGAGcacactgaacaaaaatatcaacataattataaatatgACTGCAAAGGCCCCCTTTAGAAAAAAGACCTTATATCTGTCAaacatcaatttaaatattttgatgggtgtatttaaaaatgttcaatattgcTCAAAAGTGACTTccgaatttaaagaaataataactcatatcattatttttcattgataatttgtttaagaatCACAAACTGCAAATATAATAACCCTCAAATAAATCTTTGGTGCTCACAAAGACAGTCTCGTTCTAGAGCCTTTTCCATAACACTATGTAAGACATCTGGTCGCTTAAAATATCATTTAGTAGCGCCCTTTGGGAGCAAACATATAGGTATATGCACATAAGCTCCATGCTATCTCAACTATATCTCAGGAATATCAGCAATCGCTGGTCTCAAAAAATGTTCGATCATAGCCCGATACCCTTCAATTTGTATAGTTACAGTTGTAGCTGCATCGTCTTCCAAGAAGAATGGCTTAATATTGCGAAACACACCGAATTGACCAAagacaaatccaaccatgcctagttgtcttaaaaattcagatggtacatggactaactcttgcgaagaaacgctaaaccttcTACTAGACATCCAGTTCCCAGATAGCTCCAAAtccattaataaaataaactgtaCTGGGTCGGGTATGAACTTAACTTttcaaggtctggttacaaaagaaaaaattggcatgtgctctgaatagtttcaaaccttataaatctccaggttCAGATGAAATCGTActcactctgtgagttgattaatattatgctaaaaagcaggatcatcaactttAAGATGGGGCGTTTTTGTACGAAAAGATCTGTCGGTAGAGGCATtctgcaaggtggtgttctgtctcctctcctgtggaacatagtggttaacgaactgctAATATCCCTTGACAGGGAaagctacagagtggttgcgtatgccgatgacgttgctatcgccgtcatagggaaacatcctaatacacttagagacctcctccaaaacgcactcaatatgctcactagatgggttGATccctgcggacttagtattaatctcCAAAAAACAGACCTTGTCCTTTTTACAtagaaatacaagatcccagtaattgtacctccatcaagaaaaggtgtaccactaatttttaccaatgaagccaaagaTCATGGTCTGATAttcgacaaaaaattaagttgaaaacctaacattcaggaaagagttaagaaAGCTACAGTAgatcttttcctttgcaagaaagccataggcagaaaatggggttttcaacttCGCATAACCTAtaggctatacacatcggtcatcgcCCAATACTTATGTATGGGGTTGCAgcatggtggactgcactggagaaagtcacttactacgacaaactcagcagagttcaacacactgcatgtctctgcataagcggtgcattaagaaccacaccctcagcagcgttagacactcttcTCCATCAGACATCatctcgacatcttcagtaaacaagtggcagcgagtacagctataagactcaacgcctcatttCAATAGACCAACAACAAtttggggcactccatcattttgaacctctttggatctataccaaagtacatagactacactattccaaaaccctaatttggaaaaaattcccaggtatccattccatccagagaagaaaaggaagacaaaaaactcctggatggcaaaagcattaattttatcagatggatggatggtgtgtactcagaaaagcttaatctaagctctcattccgcctccctaatcaatgtagcgtcttccaagcgaaAATTTTAGCGATAAGAGAAAACGTgctatcaacttctgatatcgacatcttctctgacagtcaggctgctttTAAATCTCTTAACGGGAGGCCTTCGATTTTcaatcgtctcttatggagatagcgcagcaatttaacattaacCTCTTTTGGGTGCCGGCCGGACCACAGAGAcaagacatcacaggaaattgtatagccgatgaactcgctaaaaatagaaccgtcatacctatttcacctaaaagtgagaagataggtataccgatagctacatgtaaattTCTGCTAAAAGGAACAGCTCTTACGATAACAAACTCTAAGTTACACAATTTAcgaacatgcgcagccacaaaactcatatggccttgttatctcaaagcagacttcctaataggtgtccttacgatACAcagtcttataggcagacacgcaatacgaatTGGTGTAGCCTCCAATGATGCAAGAGCTGTTTGGacgaggaaacaatctctcaccttctctgcacttgccctgctctttcactaagacgcaaacttcatctgggagactactcttttgataataccagtgaattagctaaaaaggatatcaaatatattcttcgctttataaaaagctaaaaatggttcgactagtgggaagtaattctctagattcatgtggtatcaaaatGTGCCTTTATTTTTTCCCTAAGTGGGTGGATTCTGAATCTGCAGCCTTTTTAACATTACCTAACCAAAGACCTTCGTGCTCACATTCGCTTCAGTTAAGGCAGTGTCAATTCTTCCAGCTCCGGAAAGATCACCTAATGCCCCTTGTTAAAGTGCACAGTGGCTGGATTAAGCACATTGGAATGACGTCTTAAAGCTAACTCTTTCAGTTTAACCTTagtaacaataaaacaataagtttGGTCCTCTCTAATACACATTAGGTAGGAACTTTTAACCCACCCATTGTATTTagttatattgaaaacaaaccatCAGGTATGATCTTATGACATTATCATAATGTTAAGAAATGTTATCAAAATGTATACACCAAGCTGTTTTATTTCCGTAAAATTGTAATTTGCAGGCTTTACATTTCGAAGTTTTGGTCTACAGATATGTTAAAGAATACAAAGAATAgtgcccatgttctgcatttcacttcttgtgaatacactttgcgaaagtgaatctgggtgttccacaattcgttattgtgaattggattttcgaacatgaaaatagatgttctgtatttcggtttgttccattttttgaacgcattcaaatcacattttttatttctgtgaattgatcttttGTAGCTTCCTTTTGCTAGGAATAGGAGGGTTACATcaagttttttgaattaaaggaatcgatgaaggtattatCAAAGGTTCTATTTctcttagaacatataaaaagcgtctttgcttaatctTAGATTACAATCAAAgcttaaaagaggaaatcaagaatttacttaATTCATCAGAACAATTCttcataattttcacacacttacattgtgtcaggtaaatcgaataatatatttgttttgtctcCCGAAATTCGTCCTCTTGTTTTTGCTCTTAaattctgcttccttttttcacttaaatttgccaataatattgcatccatcttcaaaacagcaaaaattgtacttcagaaacaaaataaaatacttcagttctgacagttcgaagtaatttcgaaatcgatcgaattgaagaacatgcaatttcatttcacgtgaaattgtaaagtgatttcaattcgctttcgatcgaaattcggaacatgggcgtaggtcttaaaaattgtatagggTCCATCTGCTGagacacaaataaataaactgaataaCTTCAAAGTTTTAGGCTTACAAAATTATGATACAAACTTCGTATTCAGTTTTTAtccaaaataaacacaaatctATACAAAACCCAAAAACACAAACCACACGCCCAAATACAAAACActattatgtatatgtataatctTTCagcttgaaattttaaatcatataattgttttatttatgattttcacCTCACtcataaagtttttataaagaattcaaattatgtaaattaaaaaccaatttgccaaaatttatttctatatatgttttttttttaatttttattttcattatgtatattctataaaacttaaacttaaaaaaatatacatatagttCTATTTTGCTAGCcatgatttttgtttgaaagtttcaaaagttttttctttttgtttcaaaataaaaaaaatatccccaATTTTTACAGAACgtagagaaaattgaaaaacatcgCAATGCTTTTTgcttgtttcttaaaaataaaaacaaaattaaaatgagaaaaatttcCCAGTTTTTCATTCTCTAAAAagcaaaaatgacatttttttattaattcttttctCTGTTCTAGACGTACAGTTCGTAAATGGctcacaaataaatataaaatataacatataTATAGCGTGTGTTGTTTGACGCCAtacagaattttcaaaaaataaatttaaccaaaaaataaataaataataaacatataGTGTTTACGTGTGCATATAGATATCATAGGGTGAAAAATATACTAGATATATCCATTTATATATTAActacataatatataaatatttatattttactgtacATAAAAACTTGATGAAGGTGttgtgtaaaattttaaagcaaaagttATAAACTTTAGAGAGTGCATCATTGTGagtaaacaaatgaaaaaaagtccactatagtaaacaaaaaacaagaaaaacttttaaaaaaccaaaagctaGATATGATAGAtgctaatattaaaaatttgaaattccccAAGCAAAAACGTAGTGTTGAGGCTAAAATCACTACAATCTCCTCCAACAACACCAACTCCACGACGACAACCCAGACAACTTCTGCCGCAGCTGGCACAACCACAACAACTTCCAAAAATCCAAATACAAATCCAACTTCAAAccaatcaacaacaaaaacaacaacaccaccAAAAACATCAGCGAAAGCTGATAATCAACAATTCTTTCTAATTTCCGCCTTCAAGGATCAgaactttcttaaaaaagaatgtGAATTGGCGCGCTCGCAAGTCTCTCGTTCGAGACAAAGATTCGAATTGGAAAACGGCATTGATGAcgacaacaataacaatattatCAACAACAATATCGATGACAGTCAATGTGtcaataataatgaaaatggtGGCTCGCCATTAGCAAGAAAGGCAAGTAGCATTGTCACTAACATCCATGACAATCATAAGCTACAGGGTGTGAACTCCGCCGCTGCTGCTGTTAAGCATCAGCCCTCGATAAAGCCCCTAATTCATCGTGCCCCAATTAGTAGTAGTAACAACAATAGGTTTTTGTTGTCAAGATTGCCCGCCAACAACAACATGCATTGTCTGCATTCAAATTCGGAACTGTTGGATGACATTAAGTACATCGACAGCGATGACACCGAACgtcaacaacagcaacatcaacagcagcaaTTACAACAAAGACAGCACAAACCGAAACTCCGACCAAAATCTTCCATTATTTCCTCGTCCAATCAGAGTTTGCTCTTCGAAAAGGTCAACCCGTACAAGTATCAGAATGGAACGTTGCTCTCCTCGTCCCCGCCGGTCTCATCGTCGGCACCCACATCGACAACATCGACAGCGACCTCATCGCCGTCCTCAACGCTGCCATTGATGGGTGGACGCAGGTGCGACACGTCTAGTATTAAGGCATCAATTGAGAAGTTCAATACGCTGGCAGAAGCCAAACGTCTACCGACCAGATGTAGCACCACCAACTTACAACTATCCAACGATTATGATAGGCGAGTCCCACTGCGGGAGCGATCGGCGTCTCCGGCCACGAGTAGCAGCACGGCCACAACCCGAGGCTCCAGCATCACATCGAACCTGGCCGCTAGTAATAGCACGAGCAGTGGCAGCATAGCCAGCAATAATCTGATCCTAAGAAATCGTAGTACCGAATCGTCGCCATCACATTCGCCAAAACATCTGCGAAAAACCTCGATCACTACATTCACAGGTGGTCTCAATGGAAGTACATCGAATTTGGTGAAAAGTAGCGTCACCTATGACAAAGTAACACTAACTACGGTGTCAATGCTAAGCTGTCCAACGCCAACACTTTCAACAGTCACCTCGAGGACGATATCGATAGAGAAAAAAATACCGCCATCAGCGCCATCTGCatcgtcttctt
This window contains:
- the LOC129948200 gene encoding ubiquitin carboxyl-terminal hydrolase Usp2 — encoded protein: MPVISPRRLTSSTSGSLYIPQTTSGTYSSSLTNKSTTGTGSSALSSSSSSSTSGYSSTYRSNGYTKSPSTTYSSSSFYPGSYLSRGALSSSYRASSYLTGGNNDTTTASSRFGQKRSVEAKITTISSNNTNSTTTTQTTSAAAGTTTTTSKNPNTNPTSNQSTTKTTTPPKTSAKADNQQFFLISAFKDQNFLKKECELARSQVSRSRQRFELENGIDDDNNNNIINNNIDDSQCVNNNENGGSPLARKASSIVTNIHDNHKLQGVNSAAAAVKHQPSIKPLIHRAPISSSNNNRFLLSRLPANNNMHCLHSNSELLDDIKYIDSDDTERQQQQHQQQQLQQRQHKPKLRPKSSIISSSNQSLLFEKVNPYKYQNGTLLSSSPPVSSSAPTSTTSTATSSPSSTLPLMGGRRCDTSSIKASIEKFNTLAEAKRLPTRCSTTNLQLSNDYDRRVPLRERSASPATSSSTATTRGSSITSNLAASNSTSSGSIASNNLILRNRSTESSPSHSPKHLRKTSITTFTGGLNGSTSNLVKSSVTYDKVTLTTVSMLSCPTPTLSTVTSRTISIEKKIPPSAPSASSSSSSPSNKNSDIDESVRNTSSLRSTLPPISPKPTRDWDRDSSTSSILSSRNLSDDYSSSSSRKLSPEQEGLCGLRNIGNTCFMNSVIQCLSHTSELTKFLKTQNGVRSSSSKDQQILSEFAKLIREMWTSNVNTVTPSELKRAFSSKHRMYSDYNQQDAQEFLRFFLDSLHSALNSGVKGDLLKIDESLSDNRKADITWEWYAKAENSVIRDLFVGQLKSTLRCTVCGNTSVTFDPVWDLSVPLPSSSRCKLEACLDLFIREEILDGDEMPTCSKCQTRRKSTKSFTIQRFPKYLVIHLKRFSETRWSKMSNIVEFPTGERELNMGPYGSNSSTNVYYSLYAISNHMGSTAGGHYVALCKHPNTKKWHEFNDNVVSSELTESHLVSSSAYILFYERAN